A stretch of DNA from Butyricicoccus intestinisimiae:
ATGATGGACGAGATGCGCGGCAACGGCGGCTCCATCCGCATCAATGAGATGGAAGAAATGCTGGGCATTCCGGTCGTTCCCATTTCCGCGGCGAAAAACGAAGGCGTCGACGAATTGGTTCGTCACGCTCTGCATGTGGCAAAGTATCAGGAACGCCCTGGACGCACGGATTTCTGTGACATGAATGACCACGGCGGCGCGGTGCACCGTTGCTTGCACGGCATCATGCATTTGATTGAAGATCACGCCAAGCGCGCGGATATTCCGCTGCGATTTGCCGCGACCAAGCTCGTGGAAGGCGATGCACGCATCTGTGAATTGCTGTGCCTGACCGAAAACGAGCAGGAGATGATTGAGCACATCATCAAGCAGATGGAGGACGAGCGCGGTCTGGATCGCGCAGCCGCGATTGCTGATATGCGGTTCTCATTCATCGAGAAGCTGGTTGACCAAACCGTCATTAAGCCGCATGAAAGCCGCGAACGCGCACGCAGCCGGCGCATTGACCGATTTTTAACCGGTAAATACACCGCCATTCCGGCGTTTATCGCCATCATGGGCTTGATTTTCTTCCTGACGTTCAATGTCATCGGCGCAGGCTTACAGACCTTGCTAGAAATCGGCATTGACCAGTTGACCATTCTCACAGCCAAGGCATTGACCGCCGCGCACGTCAACCAGGTGCTGCATTCCCTCATCATTGACGGTATTTTCAACGGCGTCGGCAGTGTGCTCAGCTTCCTGCCGATCATCGTCGTGCTGTTTTTCTTCCTCTCTCTGCTGGAAGATACCGGCTATATGGCGCGTGTTGCGTTTGTCATGGATAAACTGCTGCGCAAAATCGGCCTGTCCGGCAGAAGCATTGTCCCGATGCTGATTGGCTTCGGCTGTACCGTGCCGGGCGTCATGGCGAGCCGCACGCTTCCGTCAGAACGCGACCGCCGCATGACCATTATGCTCACGCCGTTTATGAGCTGCTCCGCCAAGCTGCCGATTTACGGCTTCTTCACCGCGGCATTCTTCCCCAAGCACGGCGGTCTTGTTATGATTGCGCTGTACTTCGGCGGCATCGCCGTCGGCATTCTCACCGCGCTGTTTGCCAAAGCATTCCGTTTCCGCGGCGAAGCGGTTCCGTTTGTCATGGAACTGCCGAATTACCGCATGCCGGGCATGAAAAACGTCATGCAGCTGTTGTGGGAAAAAGCAAAAGACTTTTTGCAGCGTGCCTTCACGGTTATTTTCCTCGCAACCATTATCATTTGGTTCTTACAGAACTTCAGCTTACAGCTCAACATGGTTTCTGATTCGCAAAACAGCATGTTGGCGCTCGTTGCCGGAAGCATCGCACCGATCTTCCGCCCGCTCGGCTTTGGTGACTGGCGCATTTCCACCGCGCTCATCACCGGCTTCATGGCGAAAGAAAGCGTTGTTTCGACTCTGACCATTCTGTTCGGCAGCAGTGCGGATCTATTAACTCTGCTGACACCGGCAGCCGCCGCTTCTCTGCTTGTCTTTTGCCTGCTGTATACCCCGTGTGTGGCGGCAATTGCTTCGATTAAGCGCGAGCTGGGCATTCGCTGGGCATTTCAGACCGTTGTATTCCAGTGCGTCATTGCATGGATCTGCGCATTTATCGTCCACGCAATTGCTGTGCTGTTCCTGTGAAAACATTTGGATATTTTCCATATTTGATGTATAATGGAGATACCATCTGGCGCAGGTCAGGAACCGCCTGAACAAACAGGCGGTTCCCGTATGCGAAAGGCGTTAGCCGGCCGGCAGAGGGCGCTGTCCCGCGGGCTGCACAGCGCGCGTTTCCGCCTGTTCCAGCATATGAAAAGCGGAGCGTCTGTGTTCGCTCCATACAGGAAAGGAAAGAGCAATTATGATTAAATTATCTCCGTCGATTCTGTCCGCTGACTTTGCCAACCTGCAGCGCGACATTGCCATCGCAGTCGATGCTGGCGCAGAGTACGTGCATGTAGACTGCATGGACGGTCACTTTGTACCGAATCTGACCATCGGTGCGCCGGTTGTCAAGGCACTGCGCAAGGCAACCGATGCGACTCTGGATGTGCATCTGATGATTTCCAATCCGGATCAGTATCTGGATGACTTCATCAAGGCAGGTTCCGACATTATCACCGTACATTACGAAGCAAACGGCGACACGCTGGCACAGGTTCGCAAGATCAAGGAAGCCGGCGTCCGTGCCTGTGTATCCATCAAGCCGGGTACTCCGGCAGATGTTCTACTCCCGCTGCTGCCGGAGCTGGATATGGTTCTCATCATGACCGTAGAGCCGGGCTTTGGCGGTCAGGGCTACATTGATGCCTGCACCGACAAAATCCGCACCATTCGCAAGGCAATTGACGAAAACGGCTACAAGTGCGAGCTGGAAATTGACGGCGGCGCCAAGCTGACCAACACGCCGGACATCGTTGCAGCCGGTGCCAATGTCATCGTTGCCGGTTCTGCTGTCTTTGGCGGCGACATCGAGGCAAATGTCAAGGGCTTCAAGAAGATTTTCGACGAGTACGAAAATAACTACTTTGCATTCTAATGCGTAAGCAAAACGAAACGCCTGCTCATTTTCAGAGCAGGCGTTTTTTATGTGTTCGATTCTTCTGCCGGAATATAGCGAATAATATCACCCGGCGTGCATCCCATTACAAAACAAATGCGTGCCAACACATCTGCGTCAATCTTTTCTACATGCCCGCGATACCACTTATCAATCACCTCAAAGCGCGTATTCACTGCACGAGCCAACGCATACCGCGTAATATGTTTTTTGTCCATTAGTGGTTTTAATTCAATCGTAATGTGACCATACTGTGCGATGGTATAGAGTAGATTTTCCATATTTACACCTCAAATGTATCCTATGTAAAAAGTACTCTATTGACAAATCGCTTATTCAAAGGTACTATTTATATAGTATCGTTGTTCATGGACACGGACGACCATGCCGGATGGATTATATTCGTCTGTGATGCACTGAACTTCAAAAATCATAACCAAAAAGTTTTTCAACACATAGCGGAACTCGCCGACGAGATAACCATGCGACCATCTGTAAATACGGGAGAAAACAGCCCTGCCGATATTGATGGCGCTGTACAACTAACATTTTGGTTTGATTTCATTGCAGATGATGACTAAGTCTGCCAGTTTTTCATCATTCTTATGGCACAAATAGCAAAACGCTTGCTCTTGTTCAGAGCAGGCGTTTTTTCATGTCGGCTCTCCCAAAAGCCTTCCTCCCTGAGGAAGGTGGCGCGGCGCAAGCCGTGACGAAAGGAGCAACACACAAACAAGTCTGTATTAAAGTCTTCCTGATTCGTCAGGCTCTCAGCTTGCACCGGCTTCTCGGCTCTCCCTTTGGGAGAGCTGGCATTTGCGAAGCAAATGACTGAGAGGGCAGCACATTGACAAATTCGTATCAGGGCGAATTTGAAAAGCCATGTTAGCTGATTTCAGCCCTCTCTGTCGCTGCGCGACATCTCTCCCGGAGGGAGAGACAAGTTTGGTTTGCGCGGAAAGCCAAAGCCTTCCTCCCTGAGGAAGGTGGCGCGGCGCAAGCCGTGACGAAAGGAGCAACACACAAACAAGTCTGTATCAAAGTCTCCCTGATTCGTCAGGCTCTCAGCTCGCACCGGCTTCTCGGCTCTCCCTTTGGGAGAGCTGGCATTTGCGAAGCAAATGACTGAGAGGGCAGCACGCTGGCAGGTTCGTATCAGGGCGAATCTCATGCGTATCTTGTCAATTTGTAAAACTCCCTCAGTCTTGCCGCAGGCGGCAATCCAGCTCCCTCACAAGGGAGCCAGCCCTCTCTGTCGCTGCGCGACATCTCTCCCAAAGGGAGAGACAGGTTGGTTTGCGCGTACAATTTTTCTCAAACTAAAATCTCCCGCAGGAAAATCCTGCGGGAGATTGTCTTTTATACAAGTCTGTTTTACTTGAAGTACTTGACGCCGTTTTCAAAGATCGGCTGGTACTTTTCGCCGAAGATGTTCTGACCAACGTACTTGGTATAACGTTCGGTATGACCCATCTTACCAAGAACACGACCATCCGGAGAGGTAATGCCCTCGATAGCGCACATAGAACCGTTCGGGTTGAACGCAATGTCCATAGACGGCTCACCGTTGAAGTCCACATACTGGAACGCTACCTGACCATTGGCAACCAGACGGTCAATTTCGGCCTGCGGTGCAACGAAGCGACCCTCGCCGTGAGAAATTGCGATGGAATGTACATCGCCAACCTCGCAGGAGGACAGCCACGGAGACTTAACAGATGCCACGCGCGTCTGTACATAGCGCGACTGATGGCGGCCAATCAGGTTGTAGGTCAGTGTCGGGCAGGTGTCATCCAGATCACGAATCTCGCCATACGGCACCAGACCCAGCTTAATCAGTGCCTGGAAGCCGTTGCAGATACCCAGCATCAAACCATCACGGTTGTTGAGCAGGTCATGTACAGCGTCCTTGATTGCCGGGGCACGCAGGAACGAAGCGATGAACTTACCGGAACCGTCCGGCTCGTCGCCGCCGGAGAAGCCGCCCGGCAGAATCATCATCTGCGAGCCGCGAATTGCCTGCTCCAGCTCTTCTGCGGAACGCATCAGGGCATCATGAGACAGGTTGCGAACAACGACAATCTTTGCTTCGCCGCCTGCAGTCTCTACTGCCTTTGCGGTATCGTACTCACAGTTGGTGCCCGGGAATACCGGAATAACAGCTGCCGGACGAGCGGTCTTCACTGCCGGAGCCTTTGTGTTGCGCTCGGTGTATACCGGCTTAACCAGCTTATCATCAGAAGCTGCTGCGCGGGTCGGGAATACGCTCTCCAGCGTGCCCTCCAGCGACTGCTTCAGCTCAGACAGCGGGATAATCTCGCCGAATGCGTCAATTTCCGGCTTATCCGTCGTCATACCGATGAGCCACAGCGGCATGTTCTCCAGCTCTTCGGTAGCTTCAATCAGAATGCCGCCGTAGTTCTTGAGGAACAGACCGTCCGGTGTAAAGGTCGGTGCAAAGGTAAAGCCAATGTCATTGCCGACAGACATCTTTACGATGCCCTCTGCAATACCGCCTGCGGACAGTGCCCAAGATGCTGCCACCTTGCCGCGTGCGATGAGTGCCTGTACGGTCTCCCATGTATTGCGGATCGCTGCATAATCCGGAGAACCGTCCATAAAGTAGGTTGCATCCAGGAAGTATACCGGATGTCCAGCCTTCTTGAATTCCGGAGATACCAGATTGTCAGCCTCTTCCGGTGCAATCGCAAAGGATACCAGCGTTGGCGGAACGTGCATGTCATCATAGGTGCCGGACATGGAGTCC
This window harbors:
- the feoB gene encoding ferrous iron transport protein B — translated: MTLKELSVGSSAIVTTVGGEGALRQHFLDMGVIPGAQVTLVKFAPMGDPMELRIHGYELTLRLADAEKIEIQPVSAQPAQKTAPAKAVADATAHPGLGEGGKYHVKADEHPVSEGTTLTFALAGNQNCGKTTLFNQLTGSSQHVGNFPGVTVDRKSGAIRGHADTEITDLPGIYSMSPYSSEEIVTRQFIIGEKPLGIINIVDATNIERNLYLTMQLMELDVPMVLALNMMDEMRGNGGSIRINEMEEMLGIPVVPISAAKNEGVDELVRHALHVAKYQERPGRTDFCDMNDHGGAVHRCLHGIMHLIEDHAKRADIPLRFAATKLVEGDARICELLCLTENEQEMIEHIIKQMEDERGLDRAAAIADMRFSFIEKLVDQTVIKPHESRERARSRRIDRFLTGKYTAIPAFIAIMGLIFFLTFNVIGAGLQTLLEIGIDQLTILTAKALTAAHVNQVLHSLIIDGIFNGVGSVLSFLPIIVVLFFFLSLLEDTGYMARVAFVMDKLLRKIGLSGRSIVPMLIGFGCTVPGVMASRTLPSERDRRMTIMLTPFMSCSAKLPIYGFFTAAFFPKHGGLVMIALYFGGIAVGILTALFAKAFRFRGEAVPFVMELPNYRMPGMKNVMQLLWEKAKDFLQRAFTVIFLATIIIWFLQNFSLQLNMVSDSQNSMLALVAGSIAPIFRPLGFGDWRISTALITGFMAKESVVSTLTILFGSSADLLTLLTPAAAASLLVFCLLYTPCVAAIASIKRELGIRWAFQTVVFQCVIAWICAFIVHAIAVLFL
- the rpe gene encoding ribulose-phosphate 3-epimerase, translated to MIKLSPSILSADFANLQRDIAIAVDAGAEYVHVDCMDGHFVPNLTIGAPVVKALRKATDATLDVHLMISNPDQYLDDFIKAGSDIITVHYEANGDTLAQVRKIKEAGVRACVSIKPGTPADVLLPLLPELDMVLIMTVEPGFGGQGYIDACTDKIRTIRKAIDENGYKCELEIDGGAKLTNTPDIVAAGANVIVAGSAVFGGDIEANVKGFKKIFDEYENNYFAF
- a CDS encoding helix-turn-helix domain-containing protein, yielding MENLLYTIAQYGHITIELKPLMDKKHITRYALARAVNTRFEVIDKWYRGHVEKIDADVLARICFVMGCTPGDIIRYIPAEESNT